In Mycolicibacterium mucogenicum DSM 44124, the following are encoded in one genomic region:
- a CDS encoding nitroreductase family protein: MTLNLTADEVLTSTRSVRKRLDFEKPVPREVIMECLDLALQAPTGSNAQGWQFVFVEDEAKKKALADIYRANATPYLDLPKPERGDIRDQQMDAVMGSAKYLNENFEKAPVLMIPCLEGRPDGMDAGMQASYWGSLLPAVWSFMLALRSRGLGSAWTTLHLIGEGEKQAAELLGIPFDKVTQGGLFPIAYTKGTDFKKAQRLPAEQLAHWDSW; encoded by the coding sequence ATGACGCTGAACCTCACCGCTGACGAAGTGCTGACCTCCACCCGATCGGTGCGCAAGCGACTCGACTTCGAGAAGCCCGTGCCGCGCGAGGTGATCATGGAGTGTCTGGATCTGGCGCTGCAGGCGCCGACCGGCTCCAACGCTCAGGGCTGGCAGTTCGTTTTCGTCGAGGACGAGGCCAAGAAGAAGGCACTGGCCGACATCTACCGCGCCAACGCCACCCCGTACCTGGACCTGCCCAAGCCCGAGCGCGGCGATATCCGCGACCAGCAGATGGACGCCGTGATGGGCTCGGCCAAGTACCTCAACGAGAACTTCGAGAAGGCGCCGGTCCTGATGATCCCGTGCCTGGAGGGCCGGCCCGACGGGATGGACGCCGGTATGCAGGCGTCGTACTGGGGCTCGCTGCTGCCGGCGGTGTGGAGCTTCATGCTCGCGCTGCGCTCGCGCGGTCTCGGCTCGGCGTGGACGACGCTGCACCTGATCGGCGAAGGGGAGAAGCAGGCTGCAGAGCTGCTGGGAATCCCGTTCGACAAGGTCACGCAGGGCGGACTGTTCCCGATCGCCTACACCAAGGGCACCGACTTCAAGAAGGCCCAGCGGCTGCCGGCCGAGCAGCTCGCGCACTGGGACAGCTGGTGA
- a CDS encoding succinic semialdehyde dehydrogenase, which translates to MPAPSAQVFDRLRQLAAIEDIDARPTRTIDEVFTGKPLTTIPVATAEDAEKAFAKARAAQRDWVKRPVAERAAVIARYRDLVLENREFLMDLLQAEAGKARWAAQEEIIDLFANADYYAKVAAKLLKPRRVAPLLPGLNRTTVAYQPKGVVGVISPWNYPMTLTASDAVPALLAGNAVVLKPDSQTPYCALACAELLYRAGLPRALYAVVPGPGSVVGTAIADNCDYLMFTGSSSTGSHLAEHAGRRLIGFSAELGGKNAMIVAQGANLDKVAKAATRACFSNAGQLCISIERIYVERDIADEFTRKFGDQVRKMQLGTAYDFSVDMGSLISEGQLKTVSGHVDDAKVKGAKVIAGGNARPDIGPLFYEPTVLTDVTPDMECANNETFGPLVSIYPVADVDEAIAKANDTEYGLNASVWAASIEEGEQIASRLRSGTVNVDEGYALAWGSLGAPMGGMGISGVGRRHGAEGLLKYTESQTISTSKVLNLDPPFGLSKSLWQKSLVPIVRAVTKLPRH; encoded by the coding sequence ATGCCCGCACCGTCAGCGCAGGTTTTCGATCGTCTGCGTCAACTGGCCGCCATTGAGGACATCGACGCCCGGCCGACCCGCACCATCGACGAGGTCTTCACCGGTAAGCCGCTGACCACCATCCCGGTCGCGACCGCCGAAGACGCCGAGAAGGCGTTCGCCAAAGCGCGTGCCGCCCAGCGTGATTGGGTCAAGCGGCCGGTTGCCGAGCGGGCTGCGGTGATCGCGCGCTACCGCGACCTGGTCCTGGAGAACCGTGAGTTCCTCATGGACCTGCTGCAGGCCGAGGCCGGCAAGGCGCGATGGGCGGCCCAGGAAGAGATCATCGACCTGTTCGCCAACGCGGACTACTACGCCAAGGTCGCGGCCAAGCTGCTCAAGCCGCGCCGCGTGGCGCCGCTGCTGCCGGGCCTGAACCGGACCACCGTCGCCTACCAGCCGAAGGGCGTCGTCGGCGTCATCTCGCCGTGGAACTACCCGATGACGCTGACGGCCTCGGACGCCGTGCCCGCCCTGCTCGCCGGCAACGCGGTGGTGCTCAAGCCGGACAGCCAGACCCCGTACTGCGCCTTGGCCTGCGCCGAGCTGCTCTACCGCGCTGGTCTGCCGCGCGCGCTCTACGCCGTGGTTCCCGGACCGGGCTCGGTGGTCGGCACCGCGATCGCCGACAACTGCGACTACTTGATGTTCACCGGCTCCTCGTCCACCGGCAGCCACCTCGCCGAGCACGCCGGCCGTCGTCTCATCGGGTTCTCTGCCGAACTCGGTGGCAAGAACGCCATGATCGTCGCCCAGGGCGCCAACCTCGACAAGGTCGCCAAGGCCGCCACGCGCGCCTGCTTCTCCAACGCCGGCCAGCTGTGCATCTCGATCGAGCGCATCTACGTCGAGCGGGACATCGCCGATGAGTTCACCCGCAAGTTCGGCGACCAGGTGCGCAAGATGCAGCTCGGCACCGCCTACGACTTCAGCGTGGACATGGGCAGCCTGATCTCCGAGGGCCAGCTCAAGACCGTCTCCGGTCACGTCGACGACGCAAAGGTCAAGGGTGCCAAGGTGATTGCCGGTGGCAACGCCCGCCCGGACATCGGTCCGCTGTTCTACGAGCCGACCGTGCTCACCGACGTCACCCCCGACATGGAGTGCGCCAACAACGAGACCTTCGGTCCGCTGGTGTCCATCTACCCGGTCGCCGACGTCGACGAGGCCATCGCCAAGGCCAACGACACCGAGTACGGCCTCAACGCCAGCGTGTGGGCCGCCTCGATCGAGGAGGGCGAGCAGATCGCGTCGCGCCTGCGGTCCGGCACGGTCAACGTCGACGAGGGCTACGCCCTGGCCTGGGGCAGCCTCGGCGCGCCCATGGGCGGCATGGGAATCTCGGGTGTGGGCCGCCGGCACGGCGCTGAAGGTCTGCTGAAATACACCGAGTCCCAGACCATTTCGACGTCGAAGGTGCTCAACCTCGACCCGCCGTTCGGCCTGTCGAAGTCGCTGTGGCAGAAGTCGCTGGTGCCGATCGTGCGTGCCGTGACGAAGCTGCCCCGGCACTAG
- a CDS encoding error-prone DNA polymerase → MGWHNGPPSWAEMQRVLEGKPRVAGASPESPADGGDSPAWSRKRGDYQPVNRPARAGGSVPYAELHAHSAYSFLDGASTPEELVEEAVRLDLRAIALTDHDGLYGVVRFAEAAKELDMATVFGAELSLSNTPRTELPDPPGPHLLVLARGPEGYRRLSRELARAHLAGGEKGVLSYDLDTLTEAAGGHWQILTGCRKGHVRQALSSGGAEAADKALADLVDRFGADRVTIELTHHGHPLDDERNATLAALAPRFGLDVVATTAAHFAAPSRGKLAMAMGAIRARNSMDEAEGWLAPLGGSHLRSGAEMARLFAHHPGAVAAAAELGEQCAFELRLIAPKLPPFDVPEGHTEISWLRELVAEGAARRYGWKPDEDREKAYRQIEHELKIIEQLEFPGYFLVVHSITEFCRNSDILCQGRGSAANSAVCYALGITNVDPVANELLFERFLSPARDGPPDIDIDIESDLREKVIQFVYEKYGRDYAAQVANVITYRGRSAVRDMARALGFSQGQQDAWSKQISRWNGLADSPDVEDIPAAVIDLALQIRNLPRHMGIHSGGMVICDRPIADVCPVEWARMENRSVLQWDKDDCAAIGLVKFDLLGLGMLSALHYMIDLAREHMGIEVDLAKLDLTEPAVYEMLQRADSVGVFQVESRAQMATLPRLKPKKFYDLVVEVALIRPGPIQGGSVHPYIRRHNGLEAAICEHESMKPALDRTLGVPLFQEQLMQLAVDCAGFTPAEADQLRRAMGSKRSTERMRQLRGRFYDGMRDLHGITGPTAERIYEKLEAFANFGFPESHALSFASLVFSSSWFKLHHPAVFCAALLRAQPMGFYSPQSLVADARRHGVLVHGPDVNASLAYATCENRGTEVRLGLGTVRHIGDELAQRIVDERNANGPFASLLDLTGRVQLSVPQAEALATAGALGCFGITRREGLWAAGAAAAERPDRLPGVGSAGVIPALPGMTELELAAADVWATGISPDSYPTQFLREDLDALDVVPANRLLEVPDGTRIVVAGAVTHRQRPATAQGVTFINLEDETGMVNVLCAPGVWSRHRKLAQTAPALLVRGIVQNASGAVTVIADRMGRLDLRVAAKSRDFQ, encoded by the coding sequence GTGGGTTGGCACAACGGGCCGCCGAGCTGGGCGGAGATGCAGCGGGTGCTCGAGGGTAAACCTCGGGTGGCCGGCGCTTCTCCGGAGTCGCCGGCCGACGGCGGTGACAGTCCGGCGTGGTCGCGTAAGCGCGGTGACTATCAGCCGGTGAACCGCCCGGCGCGGGCGGGCGGTTCGGTGCCGTACGCCGAGCTGCACGCCCATTCGGCGTACAGCTTCCTCGACGGTGCCAGCACTCCGGAGGAACTGGTGGAGGAGGCCGTCCGGCTGGATCTGCGGGCCATCGCACTGACCGACCACGACGGGCTCTACGGCGTCGTGCGTTTCGCCGAGGCCGCCAAAGAACTCGACATGGCGACGGTGTTCGGCGCCGAACTGTCGCTCAGCAACACTCCGCGCACCGAGTTGCCCGACCCGCCCGGCCCGCATCTGCTGGTCCTGGCCCGCGGGCCCGAGGGGTATCGGCGGCTGTCCCGGGAACTGGCCCGGGCGCATCTGGCCGGCGGTGAGAAGGGCGTGCTGAGTTATGACCTGGACACCCTCACCGAAGCCGCCGGCGGACACTGGCAGATCCTGACCGGCTGCCGTAAAGGCCATGTGCGCCAGGCCTTGTCGTCAGGTGGTGCGGAAGCGGCGGACAAGGCGCTGGCTGATTTGGTGGACCGGTTCGGCGCCGACCGGGTGACCATCGAACTGACCCACCACGGACATCCGCTCGACGATGAACGCAATGCGACGCTGGCGGCTCTGGCGCCGCGTTTCGGCCTCGACGTCGTTGCCACCACTGCCGCGCATTTTGCCGCGCCGTCGCGGGGAAAGCTGGCGATGGCGATGGGCGCCATTCGCGCTCGCAACTCGATGGACGAGGCCGAAGGCTGGCTGGCTCCGCTGGGTGGGTCGCACCTGCGGTCCGGGGCGGAGATGGCCCGGCTGTTCGCCCATCATCCGGGTGCGGTTGCGGCCGCCGCCGAACTGGGGGAGCAGTGTGCGTTCGAATTACGTTTGATCGCACCGAAATTGCCGCCGTTCGACGTGCCGGAAGGGCACACCGAGATCAGTTGGCTGCGCGAACTGGTGGCGGAGGGAGCGGCCCGCCGCTACGGCTGGAAGCCGGACGAGGACCGGGAGAAGGCGTACCGGCAGATCGAGCACGAGCTCAAAATCATTGAACAGCTGGAGTTTCCGGGCTACTTCCTGGTGGTGCACAGCATCACCGAGTTCTGCCGGAACAGTGACATCTTGTGTCAGGGCAGGGGATCGGCCGCCAACTCGGCGGTCTGCTACGCCCTGGGCATCACGAACGTCGACCCGGTGGCCAACGAGCTGCTGTTCGAGCGGTTCCTGTCCCCGGCGCGCGACGGCCCACCGGACATCGACATCGACATCGAATCGGACCTGCGCGAGAAGGTCATCCAGTTCGTCTACGAGAAGTACGGCCGCGACTACGCGGCACAGGTGGCCAACGTCATCACCTACCGCGGTCGCAGCGCGGTGCGGGACATGGCTCGGGCCCTGGGGTTCTCGCAGGGGCAGCAGGACGCCTGGAGCAAGCAGATCAGCCGGTGGAACGGACTCGCCGACTCCCCGGACGTCGAGGACATCCCCGCGGCCGTGATCGACCTGGCGCTGCAGATCAGGAATCTGCCGCGGCACATGGGAATTCACTCCGGCGGCATGGTGATCTGCGACCGGCCGATCGCCGACGTCTGCCCGGTGGAGTGGGCGCGGATGGAGAACCGCAGCGTGCTGCAGTGGGACAAGGACGACTGTGCCGCAATCGGTTTGGTGAAGTTCGACTTGCTGGGGCTGGGCATGCTCTCGGCCCTGCACTACATGATTGACCTGGCCAGGGAACACATGGGCATCGAGGTGGATCTGGCCAAGCTGGATCTGACCGAGCCGGCGGTGTACGAGATGCTGCAGCGTGCCGACTCGGTGGGGGTGTTCCAGGTGGAGTCCCGGGCCCAGATGGCCACGCTGCCACGGCTGAAACCCAAGAAGTTCTACGACCTGGTGGTCGAGGTGGCCCTGATCCGGCCCGGCCCGATCCAGGGCGGCTCGGTGCATCCGTACATCCGGCGGCACAACGGACTGGAGGCCGCGATCTGCGAACACGAGTCGATGAAGCCCGCGTTGGACCGGACCCTGGGCGTGCCGCTGTTCCAGGAACAGCTCATGCAGCTGGCCGTCGACTGTGCCGGGTTCACCCCGGCCGAGGCTGATCAACTGCGGCGGGCCATGGGGTCCAAACGCTCCACCGAACGGATGCGCCAGCTGCGCGGACGGTTCTACGACGGTATGCGGGACCTGCACGGCATCACCGGCCCGACGGCCGAGCGGATCTACGAAAAGCTCGAAGCCTTCGCCAATTTCGGCTTCCCGGAGAGTCACGCGCTGAGCTTCGCGTCGCTGGTGTTCTCCTCGTCGTGGTTCAAGCTGCACCACCCTGCGGTGTTCTGTGCGGCGTTGCTGCGGGCTCAGCCCATGGGCTTCTACTCGCCGCAGTCGCTGGTGGCCGACGCCCGCCGGCACGGGGTGCTGGTGCACGGGCCCGATGTGAACGCCAGCCTGGCGTACGCGACGTGCGAGAACCGCGGCACCGAGGTGCGGCTGGGGCTCGGGACGGTCCGGCATATCGGGGACGAGTTGGCCCAGCGCATCGTCGACGAACGAAATGCCAACGGGCCGTTCGCTTCTCTGCTCGACCTGACCGGCCGGGTGCAGCTGTCGGTACCGCAGGCCGAGGCGCTGGCCACCGCAGGCGCGCTGGGATGTTTCGGCATCACCAGGCGGGAGGGATTGTGGGCGGCCGGGGCGGCGGCCGCGGAACGGCCCGACCGCTTGCCCGGCGTCGGGTCGGCCGGCGTCATACCGGCGCTGCCCGGCATGACGGAACTGGAACTGGCGGCCGCCGATGTGTGGGCCACGGGCATCTCGCCGGACAGCTACCCGACCCAATTCCTGCGGGAGGATCTCGATGCGCTGGACGTGGTGCCGGCGAACCGGCTGCTGGAGGTGCCCGACGGCACCCGCATCGTGGTGGCCGGCGCGGTGACGCACCGCCAGCGCCCGGCCACCGCGCAGGGGGTCACGTTCATCAACCTGGAGGACGAGACCGGCATGGTCAACGTGCTGTGCGCGCCGGGGGTGTGGTCCCGGCACCGGAAACTGGCGCAGACCGCACCGGCACTGCTGGTGCGCGGCATCGTGCAGAACGCCAGCGGGGCGGTCACCGTGATCGCGGACCGGATGGGCCGGCTCGACCTGCGGGTGGCGGCCAAGTCCCGGGACTTCCAGTGA
- a CDS encoding BlaI/MecI/CopY family transcriptional regulator — translation MAMLRHLGNLEREVMDHLWDADGPLTVREVHHAICAERKLAYTTVMTVLRRLAGKGVVHQLRDDRAHRYVASRSSDELVAGLMVDALGQAADRSDRHAALVHFVTQVAADEVDVLRQALAAVDPAVRLVSRRTA, via the coding sequence ATGGCTATGCTGAGGCACTTGGGCAATCTGGAACGCGAGGTGATGGATCACCTGTGGGACGCGGACGGGCCACTGACCGTTCGCGAGGTCCATCACGCCATCTGCGCCGAACGCAAACTCGCGTACACAACCGTCATGACGGTGCTGCGCAGACTCGCCGGCAAGGGCGTCGTCCACCAACTGCGCGACGACCGGGCGCACCGTTACGTCGCGTCGCGCAGCAGCGATGAGCTGGTGGCCGGTCTCATGGTCGATGCGCTCGGACAGGCTGCCGACCGAAGTGACCGGCACGCGGCCCTCGTCCACTTCGTCACGCAGGTCGCGGCCGACGAGGTCGATGTCCTGCGCCAGGCGCTGGCCGCCGTGGACCCCGCGGTGCGCCTGGTATCCAGGCGCACCGCGTAG
- a CDS encoding GNAT family N-acetyltransferase, whose protein sequence is MTDLTLRSVSDSDDFDAFMATSYGVFLQDPQQDEIDLMRAFTEYDRMFGFHDGTRWVATAGAFGKDVVLPGGGTAPVAAVTAVTVSPSHRRRGLLTAMMRHQLEDVRARGTEALAILFASEAAIYGRFGYGMAVPVAELSGNVRELGFRDDVELGDGSVTHVDAETLLASGPEIHQQAMLQRPGLMERPRPWWDNWIHDNEVRRKDSGKLRFLLHHEPDGTVSGFGIYRPKNSWTDRGQPNSEVHVQEVVATNPRAYAKIWRYLLDMDLVRTFAYDGAAVDEPLLSLVADRRALACEVRDGVYVRLVDVPRALGLRSYAAPVDVVLEVTDGLCPWNTGRVRLRGGPDGAECETTTAPADIAISVRELGAVYLGGVNLQALASAGLVRELTPGSVHRAAVAFGWPVAPGVPDDF, encoded by the coding sequence ATGACTGATTTGACGCTGCGCTCTGTGAGCGACAGTGATGATTTCGATGCGTTCATGGCTACGTCGTACGGGGTTTTCCTGCAGGATCCGCAGCAGGACGAGATCGACCTGATGCGCGCCTTCACCGAGTACGACCGCATGTTCGGCTTCCACGACGGCACCCGTTGGGTCGCCACTGCCGGCGCTTTCGGCAAGGACGTGGTGCTGCCCGGCGGCGGGACCGCGCCGGTGGCCGCCGTCACCGCGGTGACCGTGTCGCCCAGCCACCGGCGCCGCGGCCTGCTCACGGCGATGATGCGCCACCAGCTCGAGGATGTCCGCGCGCGTGGAACCGAGGCTCTGGCAATACTGTTCGCGTCGGAGGCGGCCATCTATGGGCGCTTCGGCTACGGGATGGCAGTACCGGTGGCAGAGCTCTCCGGCAACGTACGTGAGCTGGGATTCCGCGACGACGTCGAACTCGGCGACGGTTCGGTGACGCACGTCGACGCCGAGACGCTGTTGGCCAGTGGACCCGAGATTCACCAGCAGGCCATGCTGCAACGCCCCGGTTTGATGGAGCGGCCGCGCCCGTGGTGGGACAACTGGATCCATGACAACGAGGTGAGACGCAAGGACTCCGGCAAGCTTCGCTTCCTCCTGCACCACGAGCCCGACGGCACCGTCAGCGGATTCGGTATCTACCGGCCGAAGAACAGCTGGACGGACCGCGGCCAGCCCAACAGTGAAGTCCACGTTCAAGAAGTAGTGGCCACCAATCCTCGTGCGTACGCGAAGATTTGGCGCTATCTCCTGGACATGGATCTGGTCAGGACGTTTGCCTACGACGGCGCTGCCGTCGATGAGCCGCTCCTCAGTCTGGTGGCAGACCGGCGTGCGCTGGCGTGCGAAGTCAGAGACGGCGTCTACGTCAGGCTGGTCGACGTGCCGCGCGCACTGGGCTTGCGCAGCTACGCCGCTCCGGTCGACGTGGTGCTGGAGGTCACGGATGGACTGTGCCCGTGGAACACCGGTCGGGTGCGTCTGCGTGGGGGTCCTGACGGCGCCGAATGTGAAACCACCACGGCACCGGCCGATATCGCGATCTCGGTGCGTGAGCTCGGTGCGGTATACCTCGGCGGGGTGAATCTGCAGGCGCTGGCGAGTGCCGGGTTGGTTCGCGAGCTCACGCCGGGTTCGGTGCACCGTGCCGCCGTCGCCTTCGGCTGGCCTGTCGCCCCGGGTGTGCCCGACGACTTCTAG
- a CDS encoding DUF2784 domain-containing protein, with the protein MPYSAIAAAAVAAHFAFLGYLIGGGFLAWRWPVTIWVHALVVGWTAIILTGVVECPLTTVERWARDRAGMSPLPRAGFIDHHVAGVLYPHGWGAVAEIVVIAAILASWIGLWRRPSRTPSRSHGH; encoded by the coding sequence ATGCCGTATTCCGCGATCGCAGCAGCGGCAGTTGCCGCACACTTCGCCTTCCTCGGCTACCTCATCGGCGGCGGATTCCTGGCGTGGCGCTGGCCGGTGACCATCTGGGTGCACGCCCTCGTCGTCGGCTGGACCGCCATCATCCTCACCGGTGTCGTCGAATGTCCGCTGACCACGGTCGAGCGGTGGGCCCGCGACCGCGCCGGCATGTCGCCGTTGCCTCGGGCCGGGTTCATCGATCACCACGTCGCGGGCGTGCTGTATCCACACGGTTGGGGAGCCGTGGCTGAAATCGTGGTGATCGCAGCAATTTTGGCGTCGTGGATCGGGCTGTGGCGCCGGCCCAGTCGGACTCCGAGTCGTTCTCATGGTCATTGA
- a CDS encoding iron-containing alcohol dehydrogenase: MAPAQIAATTAATAAPTRLLKFHAPEIVFGIDSMAEAAHAAVRLGGLRPMLVTDPGLIEAGWVAELVGHLRAQCVEAHVWSALTPNPKDHEVTAGHEFYRSHGCDVLIALGGGSVIDAAKGIAILAANGGHILDYAGVDKATAPIPPLVVLPSTSGTGADVSQFCIVTDTTHNTKITILGRALVPDITVIDPRLLTTMPEWLNAATGLDALTHGIEAFVSLGHNQLTDHHALRSVVMVTENLVTTIERPQDMPARVLMAQAALEAGLAFTNAILGAAHAMSHQVGGLLDLPHGVINGVLLPHVVRFNAEADPAPFATIAACLGIADKRAPELESALALADRLQELARQVGVPRGLAELGVRDADVPVLAHNALQDACLTTNPRPIDDAQLRALFRAAL; this comes from the coding sequence ATGGCGCCCGCACAGATCGCGGCGACGACGGCGGCGACGGCCGCGCCGACGCGGCTGTTGAAGTTCCATGCCCCGGAGATCGTGTTCGGTATCGACTCGATGGCGGAGGCTGCGCACGCCGCCGTCCGCCTGGGCGGGCTGCGGCCCATGCTGGTCACCGACCCCGGGCTGATCGAGGCCGGCTGGGTGGCCGAGCTGGTGGGGCACCTGCGCGCCCAGTGCGTCGAGGCGCACGTGTGGAGCGCGCTGACCCCGAACCCCAAGGACCACGAGGTAACGGCCGGCCACGAGTTCTACCGGTCGCACGGCTGCGATGTGCTCATTGCCTTGGGCGGCGGCTCGGTGATCGACGCGGCCAAAGGCATCGCGATCCTGGCGGCCAACGGCGGCCACATCCTCGACTACGCCGGAGTCGACAAGGCGACGGCGCCGATCCCGCCCCTCGTGGTGCTGCCGTCCACGTCGGGTACCGGCGCCGACGTCTCTCAGTTCTGCATCGTCACCGACACGACCCACAACACCAAGATCACCATCCTGGGCCGTGCCCTGGTCCCCGACATCACCGTCATCGACCCCCGACTGCTCACCACCATGCCCGAATGGCTCAACGCGGCAACAGGTCTGGATGCGCTGACGCACGGCATCGAGGCGTTCGTGTCGCTCGGGCACAACCAGCTGACCGACCACCACGCATTGCGGTCGGTTGTGATGGTCACCGAAAACCTGGTCACGACCATCGAGCGACCGCAGGACATGCCGGCCCGCGTGCTGATGGCGCAAGCCGCGCTGGAAGCGGGTCTCGCGTTCACCAACGCCATCCTGGGCGCCGCGCACGCCATGAGCCACCAAGTGGGTGGGCTCCTCGACTTGCCGCACGGCGTCATCAACGGCGTGCTGCTGCCCCATGTGGTGCGGTTCAACGCCGAGGCCGACCCGGCTCCTTTCGCCACCATCGCCGCCTGCCTCGGGATCGCCGACAAGCGCGCTCCAGAGCTGGAATCCGCACTGGCACTTGCCGACCGACTCCAAGAGCTGGCCAGACAGGTGGGCGTGCCACGCGGGCTCGCCGAGTTGGGAGTGCGTGACGCCGACGTTCCGGTGTTGGCCCACAACGCCCTTCAGGATGCGTGCCTGACCACCAATCCCCGCCCTATCGACGATGCACAGCTGCGCGCGCTGTTCCGGGCTGCGCTATGA
- a CDS encoding MadS family sensor histidine kinase has protein sequence MTTLPGNPVVPRRAAAPDLDQLTGVRSGKGTFYPEFRVAAQRTERVVAALDAISRALVQTVNGPENLVRAVAEAARTHLGAEWVLLALADGALPEARPRHLILDAEGHAYSFEGLSGTKHPVAHLPDAVLNRLNDVLRGQLAQFRVPVIENHHSHVPIELDGGVVGAFAAWTPPHRLLDGIDEAVMRILASQTAVALQNCELFQRSQTLLAESEARNAQLLATQRELGAAQRHQVLDSERHRIARELHDSVTQTVLSAGMQIEVCRSEVESRSGPTGLAERLDTAKALTRSAIDQLRSAIYALNHSSDADRSSLPELLEQLATVHMPKDLRVTLRVDGDVAELPSAVERSLLRIAGEALFNTAMHGRASRAIVRLSYRAAGVTLSVSDDGIGDPDKLRIRLQLADVADLDGHHRGLANMLARCREYGGTFTVGRSRIGGVRVVATIPRDPQEAPGEGVVP, from the coding sequence ATGACAACCCTGCCCGGCAACCCGGTCGTGCCGCGACGCGCGGCCGCCCCGGATCTGGACCAGCTCACCGGCGTGCGTTCCGGCAAAGGCACGTTCTATCCCGAGTTCCGGGTTGCCGCGCAACGCACCGAACGGGTGGTCGCAGCGCTCGACGCCATCTCACGCGCTCTGGTGCAGACCGTCAACGGCCCCGAGAATCTGGTGCGTGCCGTCGCCGAGGCGGCCCGCACTCATCTCGGTGCCGAATGGGTGCTGTTGGCGCTGGCCGACGGCGCCCTGCCGGAGGCACGACCCCGTCACCTCATCCTCGACGCGGAGGGGCACGCATACTCCTTCGAAGGCCTGTCGGGCACCAAACATCCGGTAGCGCACCTGCCGGATGCCGTCCTGAACCGGCTCAACGACGTCCTTCGGGGTCAGCTCGCCCAGTTCCGGGTACCCGTCATCGAAAACCACCACTCGCACGTCCCGATCGAACTCGACGGCGGGGTCGTCGGCGCATTCGCGGCCTGGACGCCACCGCACCGGCTGCTCGACGGTATCGACGAGGCGGTGATGCGCATCCTCGCCAGTCAGACCGCGGTGGCGCTACAGAACTGTGAACTGTTCCAGCGCTCGCAAACCCTGCTGGCCGAGTCCGAGGCACGCAATGCGCAGCTGCTGGCGACGCAGCGCGAACTCGGTGCGGCACAACGCCATCAGGTACTGGACTCCGAGCGGCACCGCATTGCCCGGGAACTGCACGACAGCGTCACACAGACCGTCCTGTCGGCCGGCATGCAGATCGAGGTGTGCCGAAGTGAGGTCGAATCACGTTCCGGTCCAACAGGTCTGGCCGAACGTCTGGACACCGCCAAAGCACTGACCCGATCGGCGATCGACCAGCTACGGTCGGCCATCTATGCGCTCAACCATTCCTCCGACGCCGACCGCTCCAGCCTCCCCGAGCTGCTCGAACAGCTCGCCACGGTGCACATGCCGAAAGACCTGCGGGTGACGCTGCGGGTCGACGGGGATGTCGCCGAATTGCCCAGTGCTGTCGAACGGAGCCTGCTTCGGATCGCCGGCGAGGCACTGTTCAACACCGCGATGCACGGCCGCGCCTCACGGGCCATCGTGCGATTGAGCTACCGCGCCGCCGGGGTCACCCTGTCGGTGTCCGACGACGGCATCGGTGACCCGGACAAACTCCGGATCCGGCTCCAACTCGCCGATGTCGCGGACCTCGACGGACACCATCGCGGGCTGGCCAACATGCTGGCACGGTGCCGCGAATACGGTGGCACCTTCACCGTCGGCCGCTCGCGTATCGGGGGCGTGCGGGTTGTCGCCACCATCCCGCGGGATCCACAAGAAGCTCCGGGCGAAGGAGTCGTGCCATGA
- a CDS encoding MadR family response regulator transcription factor: MTVDTSTGTIRLALVDDHAILRQGLRSLLEREDDLVVVGEASSEPEAVAMVAATQPDVVLVDLKLSAGSDFEGLSLCTKLSGAHPDLGLLVLTTFLDEDLVVRAVHAGARGYVVKDVDTTELVRAIRAISAGQSAFDSRSAAAVVRSLSGRGDQREKLTDREIEVLRLLAAGLSNHKIGEQLYISATTAKFHVSNIMRKLDVSRRAEAVYAASKRGLI; the protein is encoded by the coding sequence ATGACCGTTGACACCAGCACCGGGACCATCCGCCTTGCACTGGTGGACGACCACGCCATCCTTCGCCAGGGGCTGCGGTCATTGCTGGAACGCGAAGACGACCTCGTGGTGGTCGGCGAGGCCTCCAGCGAGCCGGAAGCCGTGGCCATGGTCGCAGCGACGCAACCCGATGTGGTGCTGGTCGACCTCAAACTCTCCGCGGGGTCGGACTTCGAGGGATTATCGTTGTGCACCAAGCTTTCCGGCGCCCACCCCGACCTCGGCCTGCTCGTGCTGACCACGTTCCTCGATGAGGATCTGGTGGTACGTGCGGTGCACGCCGGAGCGCGTGGCTACGTGGTCAAGGACGTCGACACCACAGAACTGGTGCGGGCGATCCGTGCCATCTCCGCCGGACAGAGCGCGTTCGACTCGCGCAGCGCCGCTGCCGTGGTCCGCTCGCTCAGCGGCCGCGGCGATCAACGCGAGAAGCTCACCGACCGGGAGATCGAAGTGTTACGGCTGCTCGCGGCGGGGCTGTCGAACCACAAGATCGGTGAGCAGCTGTACATCTCGGCGACCACCGCCAAGTTCCACGTCAGCAACATCATGCGCAAGCTCGACGTCAGCCGGCGCGCCGAGGCCGTGTACGCGGCCAGTAAACGCGGACTGATCTAG